In one Saccharibacillus brassicae genomic region, the following are encoded:
- a CDS encoding LacI family DNA-binding transcriptional regulator: MASIHDVAKEAGVSVATVSKVINNYPDVSDKTRKKVSQTIKDLKYHPNVAARGLVKGRSWTVGVFVTSPFTNPFVTELLEGIKTALQNSGYDLVLLSTRFDDDSYSFVEHCLSRNVDGVVGFGVDRDDPHLEELLKSDIPTMFVDADIRGPRAGYITTENKAGTMQAVAHLAELGHSRIAFISGELDNAVGALRHEGYLEGMKTHKLNVPESYVKVSDYSMEGGTVAMNELMELKERPTAVVCTSDMMAIGAISVIHRSGLSVPEDISVVGFDNTYYSEIFSPALTTINQNIRSIGSHAIETLITMIENTDFLPPVVTEPSNLVVRCTTAKPGGAKS; this comes from the coding sequence ATGGCTTCGATTCATGATGTAGCCAAAGAAGCGGGCGTGTCCGTTGCAACCGTTTCCAAGGTCATTAACAATTATCCGGACGTGAGCGATAAAACGCGCAAAAAAGTAAGCCAAACGATCAAGGATCTCAAATACCATCCGAACGTCGCGGCCAGAGGATTGGTCAAAGGGCGTTCGTGGACGGTCGGCGTGTTCGTCACTTCGCCGTTCACGAATCCGTTCGTGACGGAACTGCTGGAAGGGATCAAGACGGCGCTCCAGAACAGCGGGTACGACCTCGTGCTGCTATCCACGCGTTTCGACGACGACAGTTACTCGTTCGTGGAGCACTGCCTGAGCCGGAACGTGGACGGCGTGGTCGGCTTCGGCGTGGACCGGGACGATCCGCATCTGGAAGAACTGCTCAAATCGGATATTCCGACCATGTTCGTCGACGCGGATATTCGCGGACCGCGGGCAGGCTACATTACGACCGAGAACAAAGCGGGCACGATGCAGGCGGTCGCGCATCTGGCCGAACTCGGCCATTCGCGCATCGCGTTCATCTCGGGCGAGCTGGACAATGCGGTCGGCGCCCTGCGCCACGAAGGTTACCTCGAAGGGATGAAGACGCACAAGCTGAACGTTCCCGAATCGTACGTCAAAGTCAGCGACTATTCGATGGAAGGCGGAACGGTGGCGATGAACGAGCTGATGGAGCTTAAGGAACGCCCGACGGCCGTCGTCTGCACGTCGGACATGATGGCGATCGGCGCTATCAGCGTTATTCACCGCAGCGGCTTGTCGGTGCCCGAAGACATTTCCGTCGTCGGCTTCGACAATACGTATTATTCGGAAATTTTCAGCCCGGCGCTGACGACGATCAACCAGAATATTCGCTCGATCGGCTCGCACGCGATCGAGACGCTGATCACGATGATCGAGAACACGGATTTTCTGCCGCCGGTCGTCACGGAACCTTCGAATCTGGTCGTCCGCTGCACGACGGCCAAGCCGGGCGGCGCCAAGTCCTGA
- the aroF gene encoding 3-deoxy-7-phosphoheptulonate synthase, with the protein MIAILSNQAPEEQLQEVIRVIENEGLSVHLSRGADRTVVGLVGTAEPRLAEHLRQMKGVEDVVKITKSYKLASRDFHPEDTVIQIGDVKIGGGELVVMGGPCAVESPEQIDEIARLVKAAGGQVLRGGAFKPRTGPYSFQGVGVEGLIMMAEAGKKHGLLTITEVMTPEYVDICAEYADILQIGTRNMQNFDLLRKLGTCGRPVLLKRGFSATYDELLNAAEYILAGGNPDVMLCERGIRTFEPYTRNTLDLAAIPALQSLSHLPVISDPSHGTGRRELVEPMAKASVAAGADGLIIEMHTDPDNSMTGDGVQSLFPDQFAGLMRDLEQLSPIVGKSFSTKKAEAESFKNWAIV; encoded by the coding sequence ATGATCGCCATCTTATCGAACCAAGCTCCGGAGGAGCAGCTGCAGGAAGTCATTCGCGTCATCGAAAACGAAGGATTGAGCGTCCATCTGTCCCGGGGAGCCGACCGTACCGTCGTCGGACTCGTCGGCACGGCCGAGCCGAGACTGGCCGAGCATCTGCGCCAGATGAAAGGCGTCGAGGACGTCGTGAAGATCACGAAATCGTACAAGCTCGCCAGCCGCGACTTCCATCCGGAAGATACGGTCATTCAGATCGGCGACGTCAAGATCGGCGGCGGCGAGCTCGTCGTCATGGGCGGACCGTGCGCGGTCGAATCGCCGGAGCAGATCGACGAGATCGCGCGCCTCGTCAAAGCGGCCGGCGGCCAGGTGCTGCGCGGCGGCGCGTTCAAGCCGCGGACCGGCCCGTACAGCTTCCAGGGCGTCGGCGTGGAAGGGCTGATCATGATGGCCGAAGCGGGCAAGAAGCACGGCCTGCTGACGATTACCGAAGTCATGACGCCGGAATACGTCGATATCTGCGCGGAATACGCCGACATTTTGCAGATCGGCACGCGGAACATGCAGAACTTCGACCTGCTGCGCAAACTCGGTACGTGCGGACGTCCGGTGCTGCTCAAGCGCGGCTTCAGCGCGACGTACGACGAGCTGCTCAACGCGGCCGAATACATTCTGGCCGGCGGCAATCCCGACGTCATGCTGTGTGAACGCGGTATCCGCACGTTCGAGCCGTACACCCGCAACACGCTCGACCTTGCGGCGATTCCCGCCCTGCAGAGCCTCAGCCATCTGCCGGTCATCTCTGACCCGAGCCACGGCACGGGCCGCCGCGAACTGGTGGAACCGATGGCCAAAGCTTCCGTCGCCGCCGGCGCGGACGGCCTGATCATCGAGATGCATACCGATCCGGACAATTCCATGACGGGCGACGGCGTACAATCGTTGTTCCCGGACCAGTTCGCCGGATTGATGCGCGATCTGGAGCAGCTTTCGCCGATCGTCGGCAAAAGTTTCTCCACGAAAAAGGCCGAAGCGGAATCTTTTAAAAATTGGGCGATCGTCTAA
- a CDS encoding phosphodiester glycosidase family protein, whose translation MTRVQRVNRFFLLLAAPVIGLMLCLLLFPPEPVLRLNTDSYKTDKSLHPSSAKLIRDLGAAEQKAKSTSDSLQKTLSLYNETTRTMSSIVQKASIQAQRPESIYDKRIRSKLGRPIETVDSGKIRIELFRVNAVTYNGYAMKVKLKDPAAMRMSLAGEALGSSETTLRAVQRHGAVAGINAGGFADQDGKRYPLSTTVVDGKYLTGFQSSFKDLYFVGLNESGKLIGGKFNQQEQLDRLEPQFGASFVPILLKDGRKMPIPSKWKAAPKRAPRTIIGSYKDDQLIVFVIDGYNEGGRSGATLEEVQDQLYKIGVVNAYNLDGGGSSSLVMNGRVVNHPSDGTLRPVPTSFLFFD comes from the coding sequence ATGACGAGAGTCCAGCGGGTGAACCGCTTCTTCCTGCTGCTGGCCGCGCCGGTCATCGGCCTCATGCTCTGCCTGCTGCTGTTTCCGCCCGAACCCGTTCTGCGTTTGAATACCGATTCCTACAAAACGGACAAAAGTCTGCATCCTTCTTCCGCCAAGCTGATCCGGGATCTGGGTGCGGCCGAACAAAAAGCGAAGTCCACTTCCGATTCGCTGCAGAAGACGCTGAGTCTCTACAACGAGACGACCCGGACGATGTCTTCCATCGTCCAGAAAGCTTCGATCCAGGCGCAGCGCCCGGAAAGCATCTACGACAAGCGGATCCGTTCCAAGCTCGGCCGCCCGATCGAGACGGTCGACAGCGGCAAGATCCGTATCGAGCTGTTCCGCGTCAACGCCGTGACGTACAACGGGTACGCCATGAAGGTCAAGCTCAAAGACCCGGCGGCGATGCGCATGAGTCTGGCGGGCGAAGCGCTGGGCAGCTCGGAGACGACGCTCAGAGCCGTCCAGCGGCACGGAGCCGTCGCGGGCATCAACGCGGGCGGTTTCGCCGACCAGGACGGCAAGCGGTACCCGCTCAGCACGACCGTGGTCGACGGCAAGTACCTCACCGGCTTCCAGTCCAGCTTCAAGGACCTGTACTTCGTCGGTTTGAACGAATCCGGCAAACTGATCGGCGGCAAGTTCAACCAGCAGGAACAGCTTGACCGGCTGGAGCCGCAGTTCGGCGCTTCGTTCGTGCCGATCCTGCTCAAGGACGGCAGGAAGATGCCGATTCCGTCCAAATGGAAAGCCGCGCCCAAACGGGCGCCGCGCACGATCATCGGCAGCTACAAAGACGATCAGCTGATCGTCTTCGTGATCGACGGGTATAACGAAGGCGGCCGCTCCGGCGCGACGCTCGAAGAAGTGCAGGACCAACTGTACAAGATCGGCGTCGTCAACGCCTATAACCTGGACGGCGGCGGTTCGTCTTCGCTCGTGATGAACGGGCGCGTGGTCAACCATCCGTCCGACGGCACGCTTCGGCCCGTGCCGACCAGCTTTTTGTTTTTCGACTGA
- a CDS encoding AbrB/MazE/SpoVT family DNA-binding domain-containing protein translates to MKPAGVVRKVDQLGRIVLPKSLRKRYQMNEGDPVEILVQGDHIILERYRPKCVFCGSIEEVSEFRDRYICGACVSEMMQIPKHG, encoded by the coding sequence ATGAAACCTGCTGGAGTAGTCCGGAAAGTCGACCAATTGGGGCGGATCGTCCTCCCAAAATCGCTGAGAAAAAGATACCAAATGAACGAAGGCGATCCGGTCGAAATTTTGGTCCAGGGAGATCATATCATTTTGGAGCGTTACCGCCCGAAATGCGTGTTCTGCGGTTCGATCGAAGAAGTCAGCGAATTCAGGGACCGGTATATCTGCGGAGCGTGCGTCTCCGAGATGATGCAGATTCCGAAGCACGGCTGA
- the glnA gene encoding type I glutamate--ammonia ligase, translated as MSVQQVLKLIQENNIEWVDFRFVDLSGKAHHISVPASAVEEETFENGVAFDGSSIPGFRGIEESDMVMMPDPESVYIDAFTAHPTLNVMCNIYTPDGEHYDRDPRGIAQKAEAFMQASGVGSDAFFAPESEFFIFDDVRYHSGMNSSSFAVDSEEAAWNTNRKEEGGNLGFKIGVKGGYVPVAPVDSQQDIRSEMCRLLEEAGLVIERHHHEVATAGQAEINFRFDTLKKTADNLLKYKYIVHNTARQYGKTATFMPKPLFGDNGSGMHVHQSIFKDGEPLFYEKGGYANLSEMALHYIGGLLYHAPALIALTNPSTNSFKRLVPGYEAPVNLVFSKGNRSAAVRIPVAAVTPKGCRIEFRTPDSTANPYLAFSAMLMAGLDGIKKKINPVELGYGPADKNLYDLPEEEKSQIRSVPGSLEEALDSLEADSSFLTEGGVFSEDFIANYIAFKRAEAKQVSIRVHPHEYSLYYDC; from the coding sequence ATGTCGGTACAACAAGTATTGAAGCTTATTCAGGAGAACAACATCGAGTGGGTTGATTTCCGTTTCGTGGATCTGTCGGGAAAAGCTCATCACATTTCGGTTCCTGCCAGCGCGGTTGAAGAAGAAACGTTTGAGAACGGGGTAGCTTTCGACGGTTCGTCGATTCCGGGCTTCCGCGGTATTGAAGAATCGGATATGGTCATGATGCCGGATCCCGAATCGGTATACATTGACGCTTTCACCGCACATCCGACATTGAACGTCATGTGCAACATCTACACGCCGGACGGCGAGCATTACGACCGCGATCCGCGCGGCATCGCCCAGAAAGCGGAAGCTTTCATGCAGGCGAGCGGCGTAGGTTCCGATGCGTTCTTCGCACCGGAATCCGAATTCTTCATCTTCGACGACGTCCGCTACCACAGCGGCATGAACAGCTCCTCGTTCGCGGTCGATTCCGAAGAAGCGGCCTGGAACACGAACCGCAAGGAAGAAGGCGGCAACCTCGGCTTCAAGATCGGCGTCAAAGGCGGTTACGTGCCGGTCGCTCCGGTCGACAGCCAACAGGACATCCGCAGCGAAATGTGCCGTCTGCTCGAAGAAGCCGGCCTCGTGATCGAACGTCATCACCACGAAGTGGCGACGGCGGGACAAGCGGAGATCAACTTCCGTTTCGATACGCTCAAGAAAACGGCAGACAACCTGCTGAAATACAAATACATCGTGCATAACACGGCTCGCCAATACGGCAAAACGGCAACGTTTATGCCTAAACCGCTCTTCGGCGACAATGGCAGCGGCATGCACGTGCACCAATCGATCTTCAAAGACGGAGAGCCTTTGTTCTACGAAAAAGGCGGCTACGCGAACCTGAGCGAAATGGCGCTGCACTACATCGGCGGCCTGCTCTACCACGCTCCGGCCCTGATCGCACTCACCAACCCGAGCACGAACTCGTTCAAACGTCTCGTTCCGGGCTACGAAGCGCCGGTTAACCTGGTCTTCTCCAAAGGCAACCGTTCCGCGGCTGTCCGGATTCCGGTCGCTGCCGTGACGCCTAAAGGCTGTCGCATCGAGTTCCGTACGCCGGACTCCACGGCGAATCCTTACCTGGCCTTCTCGGCTATGCTGATGGCCGGCCTGGACGGCATCAAGAAGAAGATCAACCCGGTTGAACTCGGCTACGGTCCTGCCGACAAGAACCTGTACGATCTGCCGGAAGAAGAAAAATCGCAAATCCGCAGCGTTCCGGGTTCCCTGGAAGAAGCGCTCGACTCGCTCGAAGCGGACAGCTCGTTCCTTACGGAAGGCGGCGTCTTCTCCGAAGACTTCATCGCCAACTACATCGCGTTCAAACGCGCCGAAGCCAAACAGGTCTCGATCCGCGTTCATCCGCACGAATACAGCCTGTACTACGACTGCTAA
- a CDS encoding methyl-accepting chemotaxis protein, which yields MQTVNKRAWGYALLFLVLALAEIPLRSLNWQGSTMLHTSMEIMATMLAAFIGILALVYYYTQNRTSMLLIGSGFLGTALLDGYHAIVTSAFFSDMFPSISSSLVAWSWLASRMFLSVLLVLAWLLWTRRETSAAERRRTERLVYGTTALLTLACFLFFIFVPLPKAYVEGGFIGRPQELIPGVLFLIALFGHLKLGLWKKNHFEHWLVLSIITAALTQLGFMSFSHASYDVNFDLAHLFKKVSYLLVLIGLLVSMYFQFKRAEASTDILRQKQQLEQIMVQAGSTSDQIVLMASELSSLQAQSKEMNGRIVSAMHDIAHHSLLQSKGTIESSAAVGEISHGILHVAEMTGDVSEQAKKTTLQSQVGADSIRQSISQMQEIREKVSRSSASIAELDTMSSQIAAIIAFIRDVASQTQLLALNAAIEAAHAGERGRGFEVVATEVRKLSEETGGAVQQIEQVVSDIRQRISRSSSDMVLISQDVENGMSRMKDNEAQFRDILEATERSELQIQGVSASAEQISAGTQQVNASMEELSRLSRLSEEEAGKVAQMNENYAASLDRFSELIEDLNRMSAELKSATEG from the coding sequence ATGCAAACCGTCAACAAACGTGCCTGGGGTTATGCCCTGCTGTTCCTCGTTTTGGCTTTGGCCGAAATCCCGCTGCGCAGCCTGAACTGGCAGGGCAGCACCATGCTCCACACCTCGATGGAGATCATGGCCACCATGCTCGCCGCCTTCATCGGCATTCTCGCCCTCGTGTATTATTACACCCAGAACCGGACGTCCATGCTGTTGATCGGCAGCGGCTTTCTCGGCACGGCCCTGCTTGACGGCTACCATGCCATCGTCACTTCTGCCTTTTTCTCCGATATGTTCCCGTCTATTTCTTCATCCCTCGTCGCGTGGAGCTGGCTCGCTTCCCGGATGTTCCTGTCCGTGCTGCTCGTGCTCGCCTGGCTGCTCTGGACACGCCGCGAGACGTCGGCCGCCGAACGCCGCCGCACGGAACGGCTCGTCTACGGCACCACCGCGCTGCTGACGCTGGCCTGCTTCCTATTCTTCATCTTCGTGCCGCTTCCGAAAGCGTACGTCGAAGGCGGCTTCATCGGGCGTCCGCAGGAACTGATCCCGGGCGTGCTGTTCTTGATCGCGCTGTTCGGTCATTTGAAGCTTGGTCTATGGAAAAAAAACCATTTCGAACATTGGCTCGTGCTGTCCATCATCACCGCGGCGCTGACGCAGCTCGGCTTCATGTCGTTCTCGCACGCTTCTTACGACGTCAACTTCGACCTGGCCCATCTGTTCAAAAAAGTCAGCTATCTGCTCGTCCTGATCGGCCTGCTCGTCAGCATGTATTTCCAGTTCAAGCGCGCCGAAGCGAGCACCGACATTTTGCGCCAGAAGCAGCAGCTTGAACAGATCATGGTCCAGGCCGGCAGCACGTCGGACCAGATCGTCCTGATGGCTTCCGAATTGTCCAGCCTGCAAGCCCAGAGCAAAGAGATGAACGGACGGATCGTCTCCGCCATGCACGATATCGCGCATCACTCGCTGCTGCAGTCCAAAGGCACGATCGAAAGTTCCGCCGCCGTCGGCGAAATTTCGCACGGCATTCTGCACGTCGCGGAAATGACCGGCGACGTGTCCGAGCAGGCCAAAAAGACGACGCTGCAATCGCAGGTCGGCGCGGACTCGATCCGGCAGTCTATCTCGCAAATGCAGGAGATACGCGAAAAAGTGTCGCGTTCGTCCGCGTCCATCGCCGAGCTCGACACGATGTCGAGCCAGATCGCCGCGATCATCGCCTTTATCCGCGACGTCGCTTCGCAGACGCAGCTGCTCGCCCTGAACGCCGCGATCGAAGCGGCGCATGCCGGCGAACGCGGCCGCGGCTTCGAAGTCGTCGCAACGGAAGTGCGCAAGCTGTCCGAAGAGACCGGCGGCGCCGTGCAGCAGATCGAACAGGTCGTGTCGGACATCCGCCAGCGGATCAGCCGCTCTTCGAGCGACATGGTGCTGATCAGCCAGGACGTCGAAAACGGCATGAGCCGGATGAAAGACAACGAAGCGCAGTTCCGCGACATTCTCGAAGCGACCGAACGCTCGGAGCTGCAAATCCAGGGCGTGAGCGCCTCCGCGGAACAGATCTCCGCCGGCACGCAGCAGGTTAACGCTTCGATGGAAGAACTCAGCCGCCTGTCCCGGCTGTCCGAAGAAGAAGCGGGCAAAGTGGCGCAGATGAACGAAAACTACGCGGCTTCGCTCGACCGGTTCTCGGAACTGATCGAAGACCTGAACCGCATGTCGGCCGAACTGAAATCGGCGACCGAAGGCTGA
- the trmL gene encoding tRNA (uridine(34)/cytosine(34)/5-carboxymethylaminomethyluridine(34)-2'-O)-methyltransferase TrmL: protein MPLHIVLVEPEIPANTGNISRTCAATDTHLHLVRPLGFRTDDASLKRAGLDYWPSVKLTYHDSFEELRAEHPEGRFFYATTKATKRYSDVSFRDGDFLVFGKETKGLPPELIEANPETAIRLPMRTEHVRSLNLSNSVAIMLYEALRQLDFPEME, encoded by the coding sequence ATGCCACTGCACATCGTGCTGGTGGAGCCGGAAATTCCGGCCAACACCGGCAATATTTCCAGAACCTGCGCCGCAACGGATACCCATCTGCATCTGGTGCGTCCGCTCGGATTTCGGACCGACGACGCTTCGCTGAAGCGCGCCGGGCTCGATTACTGGCCGTCCGTCAAGCTGACCTATCACGATTCGTTCGAAGAGCTTCGGGCCGAGCATCCGGAAGGACGCTTTTTCTACGCGACGACCAAGGCGACGAAGCGTTATAGCGACGTGTCGTTCCGCGACGGCGACTTTCTCGTTTTCGGCAAAGAAACCAAAGGGCTGCCGCCGGAGCTGATCGAGGCGAACCCGGAGACCGCGATCCGGCTGCCGATGCGCACCGAGCATGTCCGTTCGTTGAACCTGTCCAATTCGGTCGCGATCATGCTGTACGAGGCGCTGCGCCAGCTTGATTTCCCGGAAATGGAGTAG
- a CDS encoding DUF2161 family putative PD-(D/E)XK-type phosphodiesterase, producing MAVKYETELYPPLKAFFEQQGYSVKSEVRHCDLLGYRDGEPEPLIVEIKKTFTLELLLQGADRQRTGGRVYLAVERNRTKKGAHNQRFGDIALLCGRLGLGLIAVTLYKTKDPFVEVLCEAGSVGSKKPGTRSKRLRAEFEARSGDHNVGGSSKRKIVTAYRENALKVARQLWMFGEASPVMLKEAAGVGKAAALLRDNHYGWFERVSRGRYKLTEAGIAALDEYASVVAAWPER from the coding sequence ATGGCCGTGAAATACGAAACGGAACTGTATCCGCCGCTCAAAGCCTTTTTCGAGCAGCAGGGCTATTCCGTCAAAAGCGAAGTCCGCCACTGCGACCTGCTGGGCTACCGCGACGGCGAACCGGAACCGTTGATCGTCGAGATCAAAAAGACGTTTACGCTGGAGCTGCTGCTTCAGGGCGCGGACCGTCAGCGGACCGGAGGCCGGGTCTACCTGGCGGTCGAACGCAATCGAACCAAAAAAGGCGCGCATAACCAGCGGTTTGGCGATATCGCGCTGCTGTGTGGACGGCTCGGCCTCGGCCTGATCGCCGTCACCTTGTACAAGACCAAAGACCCGTTCGTCGAAGTGCTGTGCGAAGCCGGTTCCGTAGGGAGCAAAAAACCGGGCACGCGCTCCAAGCGGCTGCGGGCGGAATTCGAGGCGCGCAGCGGCGACCACAACGTCGGCGGTTCGAGCAAACGCAAAATCGTGACGGCCTACCGGGAAAACGCGCTCAAAGTCGCCCGCCAACTGTGGATGTTCGGCGAAGCGTCGCCCGTCATGCTCAAGGAAGCGGCCGGCGTCGGCAAAGCGGCGGCGCTGCTGCGAGACAATCATTACGGCTGGTTCGAGCGGGTGTCGCGGGGACGCTACAAGCTGACCGAAGCCGGAATCGCCGCGCTGGACGAATATGCGTCGGTCGTCGCGGCGTGGCCGGAGCGCTAA
- the serC gene encoding 3-phosphoserine/phosphohydroxythreonine transaminase → MGKRAYNFNAGPAALPLEVLERAQAEFVEFQGTGMSIMEMSHRGAVYESVHNEAQERILKLLGQPSGYKTLFLQGGASTQFAMIPMNLLAAGRQAGYVMSGSWASKAAKEAKLIGDVYAAASTEGDKFTRMPAQDEIEIREDAAYVHITSNETIEGVQFAQYPDTGSVPLVADLSSDIFCRPLEIEKFGMIYAGAQKNLGPSGVTVVIAKEELLSAEAKHIPTVFRYSTHLSNNSLYNTPPSFSIYMVNETLRWIEEQGGLEGVEAKNRAKANLLYDTIDNSGGFYSGVAQAGSRSLMNVTFRLGSEELEKAFAKESEQQGFVGLKGHRSVGGLRASIYNAVPHESVAALVDFMGDFAKRNG, encoded by the coding sequence ATGGGCAAACGGGCTTACAACTTTAACGCGGGACCGGCGGCGCTGCCGCTCGAAGTGCTTGAGCGCGCGCAGGCGGAATTTGTGGAATTTCAGGGAACGGGCATGTCGATCATGGAGATGTCCCACCGCGGAGCGGTCTACGAGAGCGTACATAACGAAGCGCAGGAGCGCATCCTGAAGCTGCTCGGCCAGCCGTCCGGCTACAAGACGCTGTTCCTGCAGGGCGGAGCCAGCACGCAGTTTGCGATGATTCCGATGAACCTGCTGGCTGCGGGCCGCCAGGCCGGCTACGTCATGAGCGGCAGCTGGGCTTCCAAAGCGGCCAAGGAAGCGAAGCTGATCGGCGACGTGTACGCCGCCGCTTCGACGGAAGGCGACAAGTTCACGCGCATGCCGGCGCAGGACGAGATCGAGATTCGCGAAGACGCGGCGTACGTGCATATCACGTCGAACGAGACGATCGAAGGCGTGCAGTTCGCGCAGTATCCGGACACCGGCAGCGTGCCGCTCGTCGCGGATCTGTCCAGCGACATCTTCTGCCGTCCGCTCGAGATCGAAAAGTTCGGTATGATCTATGCCGGCGCCCAGAAGAACCTCGGCCCGTCGGGCGTGACGGTCGTGATCGCGAAGGAAGAGCTGCTGTCGGCCGAAGCGAAGCATATTCCGACCGTGTTCCGCTACAGCACGCATCTGTCGAACAACTCGCTCTACAACACGCCGCCGTCCTTCTCCATCTATATGGTGAACGAGACGCTGCGCTGGATCGAAGAGCAGGGCGGCCTCGAAGGCGTCGAAGCGAAGAACCGCGCCAAAGCGAACCTGCTGTACGACACGATCGACAACAGCGGCGGGTTCTACAGCGGCGTCGCCCAGGCGGGCAGCCGCTCGCTGATGAACGTCACGTTCCGCCTCGGCTCCGAGGAGCTGGAGAAAGCTTTCGCCAAAGAGAGCGAACAGCAGGGCTTCGTCGGGCTCAAAGGGCACCGCAGCGTCGGCGGCCTGCGCGCTTCGATCTACAATGCCGTTCCGCACGAGAGCGTCGCGGCGCTGGTCGATTTCATGGGCGATTTCGCCAAACGCAACGGCTGA